Within Halobacterium jilantaiense, the genomic segment GACGTGCGCCGCGGCGCGGCCGCCGTTCCGGCGCTCCGCGAGCGCGACCTCACACTTCACGACGTGATGGAGTTGAGCGCCGACGGCGACGCGAACGCCCGCGAGTGGACGACCGGCTTTTCGCGGGTGTTCGACGCCGCGGAGCGAATCGCGGCGGGCGACGGCCCGCTCACCGACCGCGCCGCCGACGCCTTCCTGCGGTTGCTCGCCGAGGAACCGGACACGCTGGTCGTCACCGAACACGGCGACGCGACGGCCGAGGCGGTCCGGTCGGAGGCCGAGCGTCTGATCGAAGCGCCGGACGCCGACATCCGCGAGTTCGCCGACGACCTCGTCGAGCGCGGCGTGAACCCGGGGACGACGGCGGACCTCACGGCGGCCGCGCTGTTCGTCGCGCTCGAATCCGGGGCGTCGGTCGCCGGCGTATCGACCGACGGCACGGCCAGCGGCGGCGACGGCGGTGGTGGCCAGTGACGGACTGGCCGGTCGACCTCGCCGGCGTGACGGAGACGGTCGTCGCGACGCTCGGGCCGAACGACCGCTGGAACCACGCCGCGCTCGGCCTGCACGCGCCCGACCAGCCGGGGGAGCCGGCGACGGCGACGACGTGGGGGAACACGCGGACGCGCCGGAACTTCCACCGGCAGGGCGGCGGCTACGTCCAGTTCGTCGACGACCCCGTGGCGTTCGCCGACGCCGCGCTCTCGATTCGCGAGACCGACGACCCGGTGCTGGACGCCGCGGCGGCGTGGGCGCGCGTCGACGCCGAGCAGACCGGCAGCGGCGACGACGAG encodes:
- a CDS encoding triphosphoribosyl-dephospho-CoA synthase, with the translated sequence MTPSEHAELALLLEVAGAPKPGNVDRERDLADLRFEQFLAGAVGAREGLELAAEPDERLGAAFETAVAGMAAASDTNTQFGCLLLVTPLVRTAATGDLTRERASEVTEATTVADAAGFYRAFEHTDVAVGDPPEGAADLDVRRGAAAVPALRERDLTLHDVMELSADGDANAREWTTGFSRVFDAAERIAAGDGPLTDRAADAFLRLLAEEPDTLVVTEHGDATAEAVRSEAERLIEAPDADIREFADDLVERGVNPGTTADLTAAALFVALESGASVAGVSTDGTASGGDGGGGQ
- a CDS encoding DUF447 domain-containing protein, yielding MTDWPVDLAGVTETVVATLGPNDRWNHAALGLHAPDQPGEPATATTWGNTRTRRNFHRQGGGYVQFVDDPVAFADAALSIRETDDPVLDAAAAWARVDAEQTGSGDDEGTRVEHWALSPAETAVVRDAPFRVNRGFYAVVEATVAVSRLNVDAYDTETLRERLRYFESVVETAGGPRERTAMARVREHADADW